The Saccharopolyspora gloriosae genome has a segment encoding these proteins:
- a CDS encoding polyamine aminopropyltransferase — MTTSAETPPRAEQDDTPAARPRGRAARTAVLVAVFLCAACGLVYELALVALGSYLIGDTVGQASIVLSLMVFAMGVGALAAKPLQRWAAAAFAAVEVLLALLGGLSVLMLYAAFAWLSLYTPALIVTALALGALIGAEIPLLMVLLQRIRKQDAGSAVADLFAADYVGGLLGGLAFPFVLLPIFGQLQGALLVGLLNAAAGLGLVLTVFRRELSKRATLLLISGSVLVGGVLGGAYVLADDFEVTARQALYKDPVVQSLRTPYQEIVLTESFPLEGDPDTRLYLNGDLQFSSVDEYRYHEALVHPVLDGPRSHVLILGGGDGLALREVLRYPDVQDVTLVEMDPAVPQLSRTDPRVSALNEQAFEDPRVHLVSADAFSWLRDNRTRYDAVVVDMPDPDSTATAKLYSSEFYGLVRHAMAEHARVNVQAGSPYFAPKAFWAIEATMRTAGLGTVPYEVSVPSFGEWGFHLATAGPPPPLRLPADVPPLRSLDDRTLEAATAFPPDRARVPGLEPSTLMHPTILQHAQGEWRNY; from the coding sequence ATGACCACCAGCGCTGAAACCCCTCCCCGCGCCGAGCAGGACGACACCCCCGCCGCACGACCCCGCGGGCGAGCGGCCCGGACCGCGGTGCTGGTGGCCGTTTTCCTGTGCGCCGCCTGCGGCTTGGTGTACGAGCTGGCACTGGTCGCGCTCGGCAGCTACCTCATCGGGGACACCGTCGGGCAGGCCTCGATCGTGCTGTCGCTGATGGTGTTCGCGATGGGCGTGGGAGCCCTCGCCGCGAAACCGTTGCAGCGCTGGGCGGCGGCCGCGTTCGCCGCGGTGGAAGTGCTGCTCGCGCTGCTCGGCGGGCTCAGCGTGCTGATGCTCTACGCCGCCTTCGCGTGGCTGAGCCTGTACACGCCGGCGCTGATCGTCACCGCCCTGGCGCTGGGCGCGCTGATCGGCGCGGAGATCCCGCTGCTGATGGTGCTGCTGCAACGCATCCGCAAGCAGGACGCGGGTTCGGCGGTGGCCGACCTGTTCGCGGCGGACTACGTGGGCGGCCTGCTCGGCGGCTTGGCGTTCCCGTTCGTGCTGCTGCCGATCTTCGGGCAGCTGCAGGGCGCACTGCTGGTCGGGCTGCTGAACGCCGCGGCGGGGCTGGGCCTGGTGCTCACGGTGTTCCGCCGCGAGTTGTCGAAGCGCGCGACACTGCTGCTGATCTCGGGATCGGTCCTGGTCGGCGGCGTGCTGGGCGGCGCTTACGTGCTCGCGGACGACTTTGAGGTCACCGCACGGCAGGCCCTGTACAAGGACCCGGTCGTGCAGTCGCTGCGCACGCCGTACCAGGAGATCGTGCTGACCGAGTCGTTCCCGCTGGAAGGCGACCCGGACACCCGGCTCTACCTCAACGGGGATCTGCAGTTCAGCTCCGTGGACGAGTACCGGTACCACGAAGCCCTGGTGCATCCGGTGCTCGACGGGCCGCGGTCGCACGTGCTGATCCTCGGCGGCGGTGACGGTCTGGCGCTGCGGGAAGTGCTGCGCTACCCGGACGTTCAGGACGTGACGCTGGTCGAGATGGATCCGGCGGTGCCGCAGCTGTCCCGCACGGATCCGCGGGTGTCGGCGCTGAACGAGCAAGCCTTCGAAGATCCGCGGGTGCACTTGGTCTCGGCGGACGCGTTCAGCTGGTTGCGGGACAACCGAACCCGCTACGACGCGGTCGTCGTGGACATGCCGGACCCGGATTCGACGGCGACGGCGAAGCTGTACTCCTCGGAGTTCTACGGCCTGGTGCGCCACGCGATGGCCGAGCACGCGCGGGTCAACGTGCAGGCCGGATCTCCGTATTTCGCACCGAAAGCGTTCTGGGCCATCGAGGCGACCATGCGCACGGCCGGGCTGGGCACCGTGCCGTACGAAGTGTCGGTGCCCAGCTTCGGCGAATGGGGCTTCCACCTGGCCACCGCCGGTCCTCCGCCGCCGCTGCGGCTACCGGCCGACGTGCCGCCGCTGCGCTCGCTGGACGACCGCACCTTGGAGGCCGCGACCGCCTTCCCGCCGGACCGAGCCCGAGTTCCCGGCCTGGAACCGTCCACGTTGATGCACCCGACGATCTTGCAGCACGCCCAGGGCGAATGGCGCAATTACTGA
- a CDS encoding DUF350 domain-containing protein — translation MLQELLSGLLAAVAYGVIGTLMMALGYLLVDLATPGRLRDLIWVRRNPNAALLLVSGLIGVGIILTTAIAASADDLVAGLVGTVVYGLLGLVLMSLSFLLIDALTPGKLGDELSSETLHPGTWVSAAAHVVIAMIMAAAIW, via the coding sequence TTGCTCCAGGAACTGCTCTCCGGACTGCTCGCGGCCGTCGCCTACGGCGTCATCGGCACGCTGATGATGGCGCTCGGCTACCTGCTGGTGGATCTCGCCACGCCCGGCCGGTTGCGCGACCTGATCTGGGTCCGGCGGAACCCGAACGCCGCGTTGTTGCTGGTGTCCGGGCTGATCGGCGTGGGGATCATCCTCACCACGGCCATCGCCGCCAGCGCCGACGACCTCGTCGCGGGCCTCGTCGGCACCGTCGTCTACGGCCTGCTCGGGCTGGTGCTGATGAGCCTGTCGTTCCTGCTCATCGATGCCCTCACGCCCGGCAAGCTGGGTGACGAGCTGTCCTCGGAGACCTTGCACCCCGGCACCTGGGTCTCGGCCGCCGCGCACGTCGTCATCGCGATGATCATGGCCGCCGCGATCTGGTGA
- a CDS encoding DUF4247 domain-containing protein, with product MKRSFWFILAGIVVVLALIIALVAIFSGGSGPRGYASGHYQRASSLDIRGDSDNKAYTSPKPVPVVARDITSRWRPQAQQTDASGVYLRYSDDAVIIQPRGTGSVIHVMDVDRAYRHYHSHVGGAWGWIGTRGDTFRGGGPGTGK from the coding sequence ATGAAACGCAGCTTCTGGTTCATCCTGGCCGGCATCGTCGTCGTCCTCGCCTTGATCATCGCGCTGGTCGCGATCTTCAGCGGCGGCTCCGGCCCGCGCGGATACGCCTCCGGCCACTACCAGCGCGCCTCGTCGCTGGACATCCGCGGCGACAGCGACAACAAGGCGTACACCAGCCCGAAACCGGTGCCCGTGGTGGCGCGGGACATCACCTCCCGGTGGCGCCCGCAGGCGCAGCAGACCGACGCCAGCGGCGTCTACCTGCGCTACTCGGACGACGCGGTGATCATCCAGCCGCGCGGAACCGGGTCGGTGATCCACGTGATGGACGTCGACCGCGCCTACCGGCACTACCACTCGCACGTCGGTGGTGCTTGGGGCTGGATCGGCACTCGCGGCGACACCTTCCGCGGCGGCGGCCCCGGGACCGGGAAATGA
- a CDS encoding DUF4178 domain-containing protein → MTGLTIAIVLVGIVVAAGSCVWLYQRTRAAQQGTARPTDPFHTGDEDSLRGDPRALKAGDIVEIRGLSYTVRGTLRLSEGGWGWAEHLLDDAKGAQLWLAVEEDPDLELTAWTPVEDAGEPGAKRIEFGGRSYELEESGSATFRSEATTGLSEQGTVRYQDYEAEDGALLGFESYGESGWEAATGEELSRYDVRIYPAAI, encoded by the coding sequence GTGACCGGACTGACGATCGCGATCGTGCTCGTCGGCATCGTCGTCGCAGCGGGGAGCTGCGTGTGGCTGTACCAGCGCACTCGCGCCGCGCAGCAAGGCACCGCACGTCCGACCGACCCGTTCCACACCGGCGATGAGGACTCGCTGCGCGGTGATCCGCGCGCGCTCAAAGCGGGCGACATCGTCGAGATCCGCGGTCTGAGCTACACGGTGCGCGGAACCCTCCGGCTCTCCGAAGGCGGCTGGGGCTGGGCGGAGCACCTGCTCGACGACGCCAAGGGCGCCCAGCTGTGGCTGGCGGTCGAGGAGGACCCCGACCTGGAGCTGACGGCGTGGACCCCGGTCGAGGACGCCGGTGAGCCGGGTGCGAAGCGGATCGAGTTCGGCGGCCGCAGCTACGAGCTGGAGGAGTCCGGCTCGGCGACGTTCCGCAGCGAGGCCACGACCGGCCTCTCCGAGCAAGGCACCGTCCGCTACCAGGACTACGAGGCCGAAGACGGCGCGCTGCTGGGCTTCGAGTCCTACGGCGAATCCGGCTGGGAGGCCGCCACCGGCGAAGAGCTCAGCCGGTACGACGTGCGCATTTACCCCGCAGCGATCTGA
- the otsB gene encoding trehalose-phosphatase, translating to MALTAEALPAELRRTIVQLARTPRLLVACDYDGTLAPIVADPNAAKPLPESVHALRSLASLPATTTAVISGRALRDLATLSRLPSEVHLVGSHGSEFDVGFVHELEPQATELRTALQRGLQDIVTGNDGVSLEAKPASVAVHVRRADSAVAERVLDQVRSGPATWDGVEVTEGKAVIELAVVQTDKGNALDALRHQVGATAAIFLGDDVTDEKAFARLHGPDLGVKVGEGDTLAQFRVVDTTQVATALAFLMEERRTWLYGEQAPPIERLTMLSNERTVALLTPDARLTWMCHPGPDSAAVFADLLGGPGAGHFSIRPHGGSGAPRSPLPLGQRYVPGTMIVETRWSRLLVTDYLEHGVDGHRTDLIRVITGGTTASIEFAPRPEFGQVPVRLVPEAGGLRVMGTSEPMVLRSPAIQWEITSDGMHESARTVVEASDEAPVVLELRCGTEDLEPSEQTESERRRAADVYWSDWLETLTLPALERDLVGRSALTLRGLCNTDTGGIMAAATTSLPEEIGGVRNWDYRYCWLRDGSMTAQALVTLGSTDEAEGFLNWLHGVLETLPGPERLHPLYSLQGASLGPEAVIDSLPGYAGSRPVRVGNLADQQVQLDVFGPVVELVWHLAAASGSLRDRDWELVKAMAEAVSHRWFEPDHGIWEERDQPRHHVYSKVMCWVTLDRAVKLAEKYGRQPESSWSSLRDQISQDVLKNGWQPDVQAFTTAYEGSDLDAASLHVGLSGLIEPSDDRFRATVTAIESELRSGSTVYRYRRDDGLPGDEGGFHLCAAWLIEAYLLIGRRTEAEELFQQIVDTTGPTGLLAEEYDPIAERSLGNHPQAYSHLGLIRCAQLLSQ from the coding sequence ATGGCGTTGACCGCCGAAGCTCTCCCCGCCGAGCTGCGCCGCACCATCGTCCAGCTCGCGCGCACCCCTCGACTGCTGGTCGCCTGCGACTACGACGGCACTCTCGCCCCGATCGTGGCCGACCCGAACGCTGCGAAGCCGCTCCCCGAATCGGTGCACGCCTTGCGTTCGCTCGCGTCCCTGCCCGCCACGACCACCGCGGTGATCTCGGGCCGGGCGCTGCGTGACCTCGCCACGCTGTCCCGGCTGCCGTCCGAGGTCCACCTCGTCGGCAGCCACGGATCCGAGTTCGACGTGGGCTTCGTGCACGAACTCGAACCGCAGGCCACCGAGCTGCGGACCGCGTTGCAGCGCGGCCTGCAGGACATCGTCACCGGCAACGACGGGGTATCGCTGGAGGCCAAGCCGGCCAGCGTCGCGGTGCACGTGCGCCGCGCCGACTCCGCCGTCGCCGAACGAGTGCTGGACCAGGTCCGCTCCGGACCCGCCACCTGGGACGGCGTGGAGGTCACCGAGGGCAAAGCGGTGATCGAGCTGGCTGTGGTGCAGACCGACAAGGGCAACGCCCTCGACGCGCTGCGCCACCAGGTCGGCGCCACCGCCGCGATCTTCCTCGGTGACGACGTCACCGACGAGAAGGCCTTCGCCCGGCTGCACGGCCCGGACCTCGGCGTCAAGGTCGGTGAGGGTGACACGCTGGCCCAGTTCCGCGTCGTCGACACCACTCAGGTCGCGACCGCGCTGGCGTTCCTCATGGAGGAGCGCCGCACCTGGCTCTACGGCGAGCAGGCACCGCCGATCGAGCGGCTGACGATGCTGTCCAACGAGCGCACCGTCGCCCTGCTCACTCCCGACGCGCGGCTGACCTGGATGTGCCATCCGGGGCCGGACTCGGCGGCCGTGTTCGCCGACCTGCTCGGCGGTCCCGGCGCCGGGCACTTCTCGATCCGCCCGCACGGCGGGAGCGGCGCTCCGCGCAGCCCGCTGCCGCTGGGCCAGCGCTACGTGCCGGGCACCATGATCGTCGAGACCCGCTGGTCGCGGCTGCTGGTCACCGACTACCTGGAGCACGGGGTGGACGGGCACCGCACCGACCTCATCCGGGTGATCACCGGCGGCACCACGGCGAGCATCGAGTTCGCCCCGCGCCCCGAGTTCGGCCAGGTGCCGGTGCGGCTCGTGCCGGAGGCCGGTGGCCTGCGGGTGATGGGCACCTCGGAGCCGATGGTGCTGCGCTCCCCCGCGATCCAGTGGGAGATCACCTCCGACGGCATGCACGAGTCCGCGCGGACCGTGGTCGAGGCCTCCGACGAGGCCCCCGTCGTGCTGGAGCTGCGCTGCGGCACGGAGGACCTGGAGCCGTCCGAGCAGACCGAGTCGGAGCGCCGCCGCGCCGCCGACGTGTACTGGTCGGACTGGCTGGAGACGCTGACGCTGCCCGCGCTGGAGCGCGACCTGGTGGGGCGTTCGGCGCTGACGCTGCGCGGGCTGTGCAACACCGACACCGGCGGCATCATGGCCGCCGCGACGACTTCGCTGCCGGAGGAGATCGGCGGTGTCCGCAACTGGGACTACCGCTACTGCTGGCTGCGGGACGGTTCGATGACCGCGCAGGCCCTGGTCACGCTCGGCTCCACCGACGAGGCGGAGGGCTTCCTGAACTGGCTGCACGGCGTGCTGGAGACGCTGCCGGGGCCGGAACGGCTGCACCCGCTCTATTCCTTGCAGGGCGCCAGCCTCGGGCCGGAGGCCGTGATCGACAGCCTGCCCGGGTACGCAGGCTCGCGTCCGGTGCGCGTCGGCAACCTCGCCGACCAGCAGGTTCAGCTCGACGTGTTCGGCCCGGTCGTGGAGCTCGTCTGGCACCTGGCGGCGGCCAGCGGCTCGTTGCGGGATCGCGATTGGGAGCTGGTCAAGGCGATGGCCGAGGCCGTGTCGCACCGCTGGTTCGAGCCGGACCACGGCATCTGGGAGGAGCGCGATCAGCCGCGCCACCACGTGTACTCGAAGGTGATGTGCTGGGTGACGCTGGACCGCGCGGTCAAGCTCGCGGAGAAGTACGGCCGGCAGCCGGAGAGCTCGTGGAGCTCGTTGCGGGACCAGATCTCGCAGGACGTCCTCAAGAACGGCTGGCAGCCGGACGTGCAGGCGTTCACCACCGCCTACGAGGGTTCGGACTTGGACGCGGCCTCGCTGCACGTGGGGCTGTCCGGGTTGATCGAACCGTCGGACGACCGGTTCCGCGCCACGGTGACCGCGATCGAGTCGGAGCTGCGCAGCGGCTCCACCGTCTACCGGTACCGCCGGGACGACGGGTTGCCGGGCGATGAGGGCGGCTTCCACCTGTGCGCGGCGTGGCTGATCGAGGCGTACCTGCTGATCGGCCGCCGCACGGAGGCCGAGGAGCTGTTCCAGCAGATCGTCGACACGACCGGGCCGACCGGCCTGCTCGCCGAGGAGTACGACCCGATCGCGGAGCGCTCGCTGGGCAACCACCCGCAGGCGTACTCGCACCTGGGCCTGATCCGCTGCGCTCAGCTGCTCTCCCAGTGA
- a CDS encoding trehalose-6-phosphate synthase, with translation MTSGSTRANFVVVANRLPVDLEKLPDGTERWKHSPGGLVTALEPFLRARHGAWVGWPGVADVDVEPFTDEDLHLHPVRLSADEFRDYYEGFSNATLWPLYHDVVVPPVFDRSWWEAFRRVNRRFAEAAAEVSAEGATVWVQDYQLQLVPAMLRELRPDLRIGFFLHIPFPPVELFMQLPWRTEIVRGLLGADLVGFHRPGGAQNFLWLARRLAGFEPSRGQVGVRSRPGVVQVGDRAVRVGAFPISIASSELDQMARSKEIQQRAKEIRAELGNPRRIMLGVDRLDYTKGIDVRLHAMHELLTDGQIRAEDVAMIQIATPSRERVEHYKQMREGIEREVGRINGEFGRVGHPAVHYLHTSVDKKDLVAFYCAADVMVVTPVRDGMNLVCKEYVACRHDLGGTLVLSEFAGAAAELTSAFLVNPHNLDGVKDALLSALDIDQAEGRRRMRALRRQVLTHDVDRWARSFLDALGTPPTD, from the coding sequence GTGACCAGCGGCAGCACCCGTGCGAATTTCGTCGTCGTGGCCAATCGGCTCCCGGTCGATCTGGAGAAGCTGCCGGACGGCACCGAACGCTGGAAGCACAGTCCCGGCGGCCTGGTGACGGCGTTGGAGCCGTTCCTGCGCGCCCGGCACGGCGCCTGGGTCGGCTGGCCCGGAGTGGCCGACGTCGACGTGGAACCGTTCACCGACGAGGATCTGCACCTGCATCCGGTGCGGTTGTCGGCCGACGAATTCCGGGACTACTACGAGGGATTCTCGAACGCGACGCTCTGGCCGCTGTACCACGATGTGGTGGTTCCGCCGGTGTTCGACCGGTCGTGGTGGGAGGCGTTCCGCCGGGTGAACCGGCGATTCGCGGAGGCCGCCGCCGAGGTCAGCGCCGAGGGCGCGACGGTGTGGGTGCAGGACTACCAGTTGCAGCTGGTACCCGCGATGCTGCGCGAACTGCGCCCCGACCTGCGCATCGGCTTCTTCCTGCACATCCCGTTCCCGCCGGTGGAGCTGTTCATGCAGCTGCCGTGGCGCACCGAGATCGTGCGCGGACTGCTCGGCGCGGACCTCGTCGGGTTCCACCGGCCCGGTGGCGCGCAGAACTTCCTGTGGCTGGCGCGGCGCCTCGCCGGGTTCGAGCCGAGCCGCGGTCAGGTCGGGGTGCGATCTCGCCCCGGCGTGGTCCAGGTCGGCGACCGCGCGGTGCGGGTCGGGGCGTTCCCCATCTCCATCGCGTCCTCGGAGCTGGACCAGATGGCGCGCAGCAAGGAGATCCAGCAGCGCGCGAAGGAAATCCGGGCCGAACTGGGAAATCCACGCCGCATCATGCTCGGCGTGGACCGCCTCGACTACACCAAGGGCATCGACGTGCGGCTGCACGCGATGCACGAGCTGCTGACCGACGGGCAGATCCGGGCCGAGGACGTGGCGATGATCCAGATCGCGACGCCCAGCCGGGAACGCGTCGAGCACTACAAGCAGATGCGCGAAGGCATCGAACGCGAAGTCGGCCGGATCAACGGGGAATTCGGCCGCGTCGGCCACCCCGCGGTGCACTACCTGCACACGTCGGTGGACAAGAAGGACCTGGTGGCGTTCTACTGCGCGGCCGACGTCATGGTCGTGACGCCGGTGCGCGACGGCATGAACCTGGTGTGCAAGGAATACGTGGCGTGTCGGCACGATCTGGGCGGCACTCTCGTGCTCAGTGAGTTCGCCGGGGCCGCCGCCGAACTCACCAGTGCTTTCCTCGTCAACCCCCACAACCTGGACGGGGTAAAGGACGCTCTGCTCTCCGCCCTCGACATCGACCAGGCAGAGGGCCGCCGTAGGATGCGAGCATTGCGTAGGCAGGTGCTCACGCACGACGTCGATCGCTGGGCGCGATCGTTCCTCGATGCACTGGGGACACCCCCCACCGACTAA
- a CDS encoding threonine/serine exporter ThrE family protein, with protein sequence MGITQRARGVLRRRDPAETVGTRNAVYGPALPEESTVHLVMDLGLRIGEVQMASGAGASDVTATIIGVVSAYGLPHCEVDVIYTSITVSCYRGTEEVPITSLRVVRNRSIDYTRLSDVEDLVRKITAGGISASDAYAELDRITSAPHPFPRWVATLSWAGMAASLSVLLGGNDHPWLALVAAVATALVDRIGRMLNKRALPFFFQQAVGGVIATSIALACSELRLLSTPTLAVAASIIVLLSGMTVVGSMQDAITGYNVTAAGRIAELALMSAGLIAGVVLALYTGVELFGGLDGGADLRDVGAAQIGSNTDLWIPIQMLAGASTSACFALASYAPPRPLIIAGLGGAVAAGVAGVLTSDQLAGVNPVLAGAIATTVVGFAGGIVTRHLGIPTLVIAVSGVAPLLPGLATYRGLYQIAVAGDPAGMSTLMIAAATGLALGAGVVLGEYLAQPVRTRLGRLERRLSGPRLSGPLRPTRRRLE encoded by the coding sequence GTGGGAATCACGCAGCGCGCCCGAGGTGTGCTGCGGCGGCGCGACCCGGCCGAGACGGTCGGGACCCGCAACGCCGTTTACGGGCCGGCACTGCCCGAGGAATCAACAGTCCATCTGGTGATGGACCTGGGGCTGCGAATCGGCGAAGTCCAAATGGCCAGCGGCGCGGGCGCGTCCGACGTGACCGCGACGATCATCGGTGTGGTCAGCGCGTACGGTCTGCCCCACTGCGAGGTCGACGTGATCTACACGTCGATCACGGTCTCCTGCTATCGAGGCACCGAAGAGGTGCCGATCACCTCGCTGCGCGTGGTGCGCAACCGGTCCATCGACTACACGCGGCTGTCCGACGTGGAAGACCTGGTCCGCAAGATCACCGCAGGCGGGATCTCCGCCTCCGACGCCTACGCCGAACTGGACCGGATCACCTCCGCACCGCACCCGTTCCCGCGCTGGGTCGCGACCCTGTCGTGGGCGGGCATGGCGGCCTCGCTGTCGGTGCTGCTCGGTGGCAACGACCACCCGTGGCTGGCGCTGGTGGCCGCGGTGGCGACGGCACTGGTCGACCGGATCGGCCGGATGCTGAACAAACGGGCGCTGCCGTTCTTCTTCCAACAGGCGGTGGGCGGCGTGATCGCCACGAGCATCGCGCTGGCCTGTTCCGAACTCAGGTTGCTGAGCACGCCGACACTGGCGGTGGCGGCGAGCATCATCGTGCTGCTGTCCGGGATGACCGTCGTCGGTTCGATGCAGGACGCGATCACGGGGTACAACGTGACCGCGGCGGGCCGCATCGCGGAACTCGCGCTGATGTCGGCCGGACTGATCGCCGGTGTGGTGCTTGCGCTCTACACCGGCGTGGAGCTGTTCGGCGGGCTCGACGGCGGCGCCGACCTGCGGGACGTGGGCGCCGCGCAGATCGGGTCGAACACCGACCTGTGGATTCCGATCCAGATGCTGGCGGGCGCGTCGACCTCGGCGTGCTTCGCGCTGGCCAGCTACGCCCCGCCGCGCCCGCTGATCATCGCCGGGCTCGGCGGCGCGGTCGCGGCCGGTGTGGCGGGAGTCCTCACCAGCGATCAGCTGGCGGGGGTGAATCCGGTGCTGGCGGGGGCGATCGCCACGACCGTCGTCGGCTTCGCGGGCGGCATCGTGACCCGGCATCTCGGGATCCCGACGCTGGTGATCGCGGTGTCCGGCGTGGCCCCGCTGCTGCCCGGTCTGGCCACCTACCGCGGCCTGTACCAGATCGCGGTGGCGGGCGACCCCGCCGGAATGTCCACCCTGATGATCGCCGCGGCGACCGGCCTCGCGCTGGGTGCGGGCGTGGTGCTGGGCGAATACCTCGCCCAACCGGTCCGGACTCGGCTGGGACGGCTCGAACGGCGTCTGTCGGGACCTCGCCTCTCCGGTCCGCTGCGCCCCACCCGCCGCCGTCTCGAATGA
- a CDS encoding VOC family protein — protein MEITSYPPGTPCWVDLTTADPGSASEFYAELFGWTVHDSGPDAGNYRICQRNGKPIAGIGPQDEPGHGPTSWTTYVSTVDADAAADAIQRNGGRVHLNPMDVFDAGRMAVCSDPTGAVVAVWQPNQHPGSTVVNEPGTPCWHELATREPDRATEFYRAVFGWEVAPQAVDGTEYRLLRLGGHEIGGMIGIDENWPAEVPAHWLVYFAVPDTDRAIGDATRLGGTVLVGPVDIEPGRFAVVQDPSGAAFGVIHLNPAG, from the coding sequence ATGGAGATCACGTCGTACCCGCCCGGCACGCCCTGTTGGGTCGACCTCACCACCGCCGACCCCGGCTCCGCCTCGGAGTTCTACGCCGAGCTGTTCGGCTGGACCGTGCACGACTCCGGCCCGGACGCAGGCAACTACCGGATCTGCCAGCGCAACGGCAAGCCGATCGCGGGCATCGGCCCCCAAGACGAACCCGGGCACGGCCCGACGTCCTGGACCACCTACGTGTCCACGGTCGACGCGGACGCCGCCGCGGACGCGATCCAGCGCAACGGCGGCCGAGTGCACCTGAACCCGATGGACGTGTTCGACGCGGGCCGGATGGCCGTCTGCTCCGACCCCACCGGCGCCGTGGTCGCGGTGTGGCAGCCGAACCAGCACCCCGGTTCGACCGTCGTCAACGAACCCGGCACGCCGTGCTGGCACGAACTCGCCACCCGCGAACCCGATCGCGCCACCGAGTTCTACCGCGCGGTGTTCGGCTGGGAGGTGGCTCCGCAGGCCGTCGACGGCACCGAGTACCGGCTGCTGCGACTGGGCGGCCACGAGATCGGCGGGATGATCGGGATCGACGAGAACTGGCCCGCCGAGGTCCCGGCGCACTGGCTGGTGTACTTCGCGGTCCCGGACACCGATCGCGCCATCGGCGACGCCACCCGGCTCGGTGGCACCGTCCTGGTCGGCCCGGTCGACATCGAGCCCGGCCGCTTCGCCGTGGTGCAGGACCCGTCGGGCGCCGCCTTCGGCGTCATCCACCTCAATCCCGCCGGGTGA
- a CDS encoding trypsin-like serine protease has protein sequence MSLARVLTGAAGLALAAAAFAVPAQAAAPAAPAPIDMQPMIIDGEEAADAPWAVRLLNDGQEACTATAISPDWVLTAQHCVEGAGDAISFKVGSLNQHQGEEFKAKAGGVHVHDSVDLALVNVDRPMNVEFSPLGSTGDVSNGDTVQVYGWGATCTDQPEAQCQAENLKVADVKVTDIACTDYRGGTAVCADRVNGITAGGDSGGPMFSNGTQVGVASTSDRATTTAYTNVTEYRDWIKEVAGV, from the coding sequence GTGTCCCTGGCACGAGTGCTGACCGGCGCCGCGGGCTTGGCCCTGGCCGCCGCCGCCTTCGCAGTCCCCGCCCAGGCCGCCGCCCCCGCGGCGCCCGCCCCGATCGACATGCAGCCGATGATCATCGACGGCGAGGAGGCCGCTGACGCTCCTTGGGCCGTTCGCTTGCTGAACGACGGCCAGGAGGCCTGTACCGCCACCGCCATCTCTCCCGACTGGGTGCTCACCGCGCAGCACTGCGTCGAAGGCGCGGGCGACGCGATCAGCTTCAAGGTCGGCAGCCTCAACCAGCACCAGGGTGAGGAGTTCAAGGCCAAGGCCGGCGGCGTGCACGTGCACGACAGCGTCGACCTCGCCCTGGTCAACGTCGACCGCCCGATGAACGTCGAGTTCTCGCCGCTCGGCTCGACCGGTGACGTCAGCAACGGCGACACCGTTCAGGTCTACGGCTGGGGCGCGACCTGCACCGACCAGCCCGAGGCCCAGTGCCAGGCGGAGAACCTGAAGGTGGCCGACGTCAAGGTCACCGACATCGCCTGCACCGACTACCGCGGCGGCACCGCGGTCTGCGCCGACCGCGTCAACGGCATCACCGCCGGTGGTGACTCGGGCGGCCCGATGTTCTCCAACGGCACCCAGGTCGGCGTGGCCTCCACGAGCGACCGCGCGACCACGACGGCGTACACGAACGTCACCGAGTACCGCGACTGGATCAAGGAAGTCGCCGGCGTCTGA
- the ectA gene encoding diaminobutyrate acetyltransferase yields MTGDKPSHNGDGPNGGRNDGSGSSASGEIGIPVVADGPALYRITRDSRVLDVNSSYAYLLWCRDFAHTSAVAREGGEVVGFVTGYLRPDAPDVLMIWQVAVDSSQRGRGVAGKLLGHLLDRLVPQGVRYLETTITADNTASIKLFSALARDRGTELARSELFGAELFPDAHLGEDLYRIGPFTAPGVVAGEAAATPRPAD; encoded by the coding sequence ATGACCGGCGACAAACCCAGCCATAACGGCGACGGACCGAATGGCGGACGGAATGACGGGAGCGGTTCTTCCGCTTCCGGCGAGATCGGTATTCCGGTCGTCGCGGACGGTCCCGCACTCTATCGGATCACCCGTGATTCTCGAGTGCTCGATGTGAACTCGTCCTACGCGTACCTGTTGTGGTGCCGGGACTTCGCGCACACCAGCGCGGTGGCGCGGGAGGGCGGCGAAGTGGTCGGTTTCGTGACCGGCTACCTGCGCCCGGACGCCCCGGACGTGTTGATGATCTGGCAGGTCGCCGTGGACTCCTCGCAGCGTGGCCGCGGTGTGGCGGGCAAGTTGCTCGGGCACCTGCTCGACCGGCTGGTGCCGCAGGGCGTCCGCTACCTGGAGACGACGATCACCGCCGACAACACCGCGTCGATCAAATTGTTCTCGGCGCTGGCCAGGGACCGCGGTACGGAACTCGCTCGCAGCGAGCTGTTCGGCGCCGAGCTGTTCCCGGACGCGCACCTGGGCGAGGACCTCTACCGGATCGGTCCGTTCACGGCTCCCGGTGTCGTGGCAGGTGAAGCCGCCGCGACGCCACGACCGGCGGACTGA